One genomic window of Roseateles sp. DAIF2 includes the following:
- the lysA gene encoding diaminopimelate decarboxylase: MPRPLSAPLLWNLAERFGTPLWVYDAAVIRARVAALRAFDTIRFAQKACSNTHILKLMREQGVHVDAVSRGEILRALAAGYRAGPDGEIVFTADLLDRETLATVAEHRVPVNAGSIDMLGQLGAASPGHPVWLRINPGFGHGHSNKTNTGGEHSKHGIWHSELGAALAAVSRHGLKLVGLHMHIGSGVDYGHLAQVCGAMVDLVRQAREAGHDLAAISAGGGLSIPYREGGAVIDTAHYFGLWDAARRQAEALVGHQLHLEIEPGRYLVAESGLLLAEVRATKNAGANHFVLVDAGFNELMRPAMYGAFHAMEVLARDGGTRESRPTVVAGPLCESGDVFTQEDGGVVVPRELARAEVGDLLVIHDTGAYGASMSSNYNSRPLIAEVLVDGSDPASARLIRRRQTVEELLALEL; this comes from the coding sequence ATGCCCCGTCCGCTGTCCGCGCCCCTGCTCTGGAACCTGGCCGAACGCTTCGGCACCCCGCTGTGGGTCTACGACGCGGCGGTGATCCGCGCGCGCGTGGCGGCGCTGCGCGCCTTCGACACGATCCGCTTCGCGCAGAAGGCCTGCTCGAACACCCATATCCTCAAGCTGATGCGCGAGCAGGGCGTTCATGTGGACGCGGTCTCCCGCGGCGAGATCCTGCGCGCGCTGGCGGCCGGCTACCGGGCCGGGCCGGACGGCGAGATCGTCTTCACCGCCGATCTGCTGGACCGCGAGACCCTGGCCACGGTCGCCGAGCACCGGGTGCCGGTCAATGCCGGCTCGATCGACATGCTGGGCCAGCTGGGCGCGGCCTCGCCCGGCCATCCGGTCTGGCTGCGCATCAACCCCGGCTTCGGCCATGGCCACAGCAACAAGACCAATACCGGCGGCGAGCACAGCAAGCATGGCATCTGGCACAGCGAACTGGGCGCGGCGCTGGCGGCCGTTTCCAGGCATGGCTTGAAGCTGGTCGGCCTGCACATGCATATCGGCTCCGGCGTCGACTACGGCCATCTGGCCCAGGTCTGCGGCGCGATGGTCGATCTGGTGCGCCAGGCCCGCGAGGCCGGCCATGACCTGGCCGCGATCTCGGCCGGCGGCGGGCTCTCGATCCCCTATCGCGAGGGCGGGGCGGTGATCGACACCGCGCATTACTTCGGCCTCTGGGACGCGGCGCGGCGGCAGGCCGAGGCCCTGGTCGGCCACCAGCTGCATCTGGAGATCGAACCGGGCCGCTACCTGGTGGCCGAGTCCGGCCTGCTGCTGGCCGAGGTGCGCGCCACCAAGAATGCCGGCGCGAACCATTTCGTGCTGGTCGACGCCGGCTTCAACGAGCTGATGCGCCCGGCCATGTACGGCGCCTTCCATGCGATGGAGGTGCTGGCCAGGGACGGCGGCACGCGCGAGTCGCGGCCCACCGTGGTGGCCGGCCCGCTGTGTGAGTCGGGCGATGTGTTCACGCAGGAGGACGGCGGCGTGGTCGTGCCGCGCGAGCTGGCCCGCGCCGAGGTGGGCGACCTGCTGGTGATCCACGACACCGGTGCCTATGGCGCCTCCATGTCCAGCAACTACAACAGCCGGCCGCTGATCGCCGAGGTGCTGGTCGACGGCTCGGACCCGGCCTCGGCGCGCCTGATCCGGCGCCGCCAGACGGTCGAGGAGCTGCTGGCACTGGAACTTTGA